In Zea mays cultivar B73 chromosome 7, Zm-B73-REFERENCE-NAM-5.0, whole genome shotgun sequence, the following proteins share a genomic window:
- the LOC103632708 gene encoding probable plastidic glucose transporter 1 isoform X4 — translation MCSLRQWQTSYSVTTLVLPALLVEYANKFILGNNMPFVIMRKWTWIILIYRVMNGPIEDIATQLGFQGNPFLQGLVVSIFIVGAFFGSLGSSALVDKFGCKRTLQIDSIPLIIGALLSAQADSLDEMLLGRFLVGIGIGVNTVLVPIYISEVAPTKYRGTLGTLCQIGTCLGIIAALSLGIPSESDPHWWRTMLYAACVPGILIVAGMQFAVESPRWLAKVGRFDDARKVVESLWEPSEVEKSMEEIKAVVLNDDSRGSWSDLLVEPHNRVALIGGSLFFLQQFAGINGVLYFSSLTFRDVGISSGALASLYVGITNFGGALVASNLMDKQGRKKLLIGSYLGMAFAMFLIVYGISFPLDEGVAHSLSIAGTLLYIFTFAIGAGPVTGIIIPELSSARTRSKVMGFSFTVHWICNFLVGLFFLELVHKFGVGAVYAGFGGVSLLTALFAYNFIVETKGRSLEEIEMSMSSATPGKQE, via the exons TGCTGCCTGCACTACTAGTTGAATATGCCAACAAGTTTATTTTGGGAAATAATATGCCATTTGTAATAATGAGAAAATGGACTTGGATTATCTTAATTTATAG GGTTATGAACGGTCCAATAGAAGATATTGCAACCCAGCTTGGTTTTCAAGGAAATCCGTTCCTCCAAGGTCTTGTGGTGAGCATATTCATTGTTGGTGCCTTTTTTGGGAGCTTAGGCTCATCTGCATTAGTAGATAAGTTCGGCTGCAAGAGGACCCTTCAGATCGACAGTATTCCATTGATTATTGGAGCTCTCCTGAG TGCACAGGCTGATTCTTTGGATGAGATGCTTTTGGGAAGATTCCTTGTTGGCATCGGGATCGGCGTAAACACTGTTCTTGTTCCAATATACATCTCTGAG GTTGCTCCAACAAAATATAGGGGCACTTTGGGGACTCTGTGTCAAATTGGAACATGTCTAGGCATAATTGCTGCACTTTCCTTGGGGATACCTTCTGAGAGTGATCCACATTG GTGGCGAACAATGCTTTATGCTgcatgtgtacctgggattcttatTGTTGCTGGGATGCAATTTGCTGTTGAGAGTCCACGGTGGCTTGCCAAG GTTGGAAGGTTCGATGATGCTAGAAAGGTTGTAGAGAGCCTTTGGGAACCTTCTGAAGTTGAGAAGTCCATGGAAGAGATCAAAGCTGTTGTGCTAAATGATGATTCACGGGGCAGCTGGTCAGACCTTCTGGTGGAACCACATAATAGAG TTGCATTGATTGGAGGATCCCTTTTCTTTCTGCAACAGTTTGCTGGAATAAATGGTGTTCTTTATTTTTCATCATTGACATTCCGTGATGTTGGTATCAGTAGTGGTGCTTTAGCAAGCTTATATGTTGGAATAACCAATTTTGGAG GGGCACTAGTTGCTTCAAATTTGATGGACAAGCAAGGGCGAAAGAAGCTTTTGATAGGAAGCTACCTTGGAATG GCTTTTGCAATGTTCCTTATAGTATATGGTATTAGCTTCCCGCTTGATGAAGGAGTTGCCCACAGCTTATCAATCGCTGGAACTCTTTT GTACATTTTTACTTTTGCAATTGGTGCTGGACCAGTTACCGGTATCATTATACCAGAGCTCAGCAGTGCTCGGACACGCTCAAAAGTTATGGGCTTCAGTTTCACTGTGCATTGG ATATGTAACTTTCTGGTGGGACTATTTTTCCTGGAGCTTGTGCACAAGTTTGGGGTTGGAGCAGTCTATGCAGGTTTTGGTGGGGTCTCCCTGCTGACAGCACTCTTCGCCTACAATTTCATAGTTGAAACAAAAGGACGTTCGCTTGAGGAAATTGAGATGTCCATGAGCAGTGCTACCCCTGGCAAGCAAGAGTAG